The DNA segment CATTCGACTTGACTTCCATCCGGTTCCAGTCATGTGTTGTGTGGTGAAAGGCATGCGGTGCATTCAGAACATCAGATACCGGAGCGAGATATCTCGCCGGGACCCGCAGCCTGATAACCACCAATAGAAAGGAGAGTCTACTATGGCAGACACCCTGCATCAAGCAACTGCAGCTTATCTGAAGTACCTGAAGACTCAGGGAAAGAAGGAGGCGACACTTTTCACTTACGCCAAAGATCTCGAACAGATCGAGACCTTCTTCGGAGCAGACCGGAAGCTGTCCGCGATCCTGCCGGCGCATGTAGGGAGGTTCTTCAAGTCGGATGTGCTCCTGAAACTTCCGAGTGGCAGGAACAGAGCGAAGCCGACAGTCGAGAAGACTATGCGGGTGCTCCGGATGTTCCTGATCTGGGCGCATGAAACCAGACGAATCGACAAGCTCCCACTCCCGAAGGACACACCGTTGGGACGGAGCGCTTCTAAGGAGGATCATGGCAAGAGCTAAGTCACCTTCTTCTGAGACTCTGGTCACTGACATCCAGGCATTCGGACGACGGCTCAATGCTGACGGCCGCTCACCGAAGACTGTGAGTGCATATCTGCGCGATTTGAGCACTCTTGCGGAAGCGATCGAGAGAAGGTATCCCGGCATCACGACAGCTCGTGTGACAAGCTCCATGATTGATGAGGCGTTGACATCTCCAGACATGACCCGAGCATGCAGTGGCAGGAAGCGATCACCTGCATCAATGCACCGTTTCAAGGCTGCTGTTCGATCCTTCTTCTCCTGGGCTGAGCAGAGCGGGATAGTCAGCGAAAACCCAGCCGTATCGCTTCGGCTCCGGAGGCTTCCCCGGACGCCTCCTCGCTTCCTGACTGAAGCAGAAAAGAAGCGACTGCTCAAAGAGCTTCGCGGAAAGTCCTCGCTCCTTGCCCAACGGGACAGGCTCATCATCGAACTCTTCCTTGGCACCGGTATTCGCCTGCACGAGCTCGTCAGTCTCGACATCGAGGATATCGACCTCGACTCCAAGCACCTCCGTGTGCGAGCTAAGGGGAGTGTGCCCCAGGTAAAGTTTCTCAAAACCAACCTACGTTTCCTCCTGAGGGCCTTCCTGATCAAACGGCGACGCCTCGGGGATGGCGAACGTCATGCACTCTTCATCTCGAATCGCGGCGAGCGGCTCTGCGAGCGACAGGTTGCCAGGCGCGTCATCTACTGGCTCAAGGCAGCAGGGATCGACAAGAAGCTGACTCCGCACTCGCTCAGGCACACCTTCGCCACTCACCTTTACAGCCGGACTGGTGACATTCTGGTTGTACAGCGAGCTCTCGGTCATCGGGACCTCTCCACAACTCAAATCTACACCCACCTCGTCGACGGCGCGCTCGAAGAGGCGCTCGAACGCCTCTAGACAAACGCTCGCTGATTCCAAGCGGTCCACCGGGACCGCTTTCCCGTTCCGGCATCTGTATAGCAGCATCATGGGGCGGCTCGAGGCTCGAACAGCGGCATCGACTTTCGGCTGATGCTCGATTTGGCGGCATCCGCCTTCCGGAAAGTGCCCATTTAGGGGCATTGAGGATGCCAAAGAGCAGAGAACAGGCAGCCGCTGCAACAAATGGCAGCCCCAGTAATTGCCTATAGTACTGCCGGTTACATGCGAATCCTTTCGATCTCCACCCATCAAATTGTGAAAAACAGCTGCGATTCCTGCCCACAAAATGCCTTCTCCCAAGGTCACAGAACACGTCTTATCTGACGTTCCTGTAAAGTGTTGCTTCGTAAGTGCCCGTGTTACGCGGACCTCAGAATGGTGACTGCTGGTGTTATCCGACGTCATTCTTGCGTTTTCCGATCCTATCTTTGACCTTGCCGCCCGACATGATTACTGCGTCTCCCTTTCGACACCTCGGGGTCCGCCACCCCGATGGCGGATTCTGGCCCTCCTCGGGGAACCCTCTTCCATAATACCTACCGGAACGAATCGCGAAATGTCGGGAGTGCAATTGACATTCGAAGATCAAGGGAGTATTATGTGGCTAACTCACAACTTGCTCGAAAGGGACTGTAATGTACGCCTTGTACTCAAAACAGCAACATAACGAGGGCCACCGCTACAGATTCAAAGCTCAGACATCGCTATTTGGATGCAACTCGGGCTATATTCCGTATCTACTAAGAGCCGGTCTAATCGGTTCGGAGTCAGAGCCACTGCCGTGGCACATAAATATAGAAAAGGCCATGGCAGATATAGGCGAGTCCGAAACCACTCTCATGATGAACTTAAAGCCAAACAGTTCCAAACCGAATCTCTCGCTTTATGAGGTTTCTGACGTGTGGGGTTATTCTTCCTCGGGCTGGACTCCCATCATGTTCTATCTGAGAGGACTATTTGTCGACGCAGATCCGAGTGCACTTGATGACATGGATTTCGTTAGAGAACCCAAGGATATCGAAGATCCGATCTTCTCGATGATGTACTTGAATGGCACGA comes from the Candidatus Zixiibacteriota bacterium genome and includes:
- a CDS encoding tyrosine-type recombinase/integrase, producing the protein MARAKSPSSETLVTDIQAFGRRLNADGRSPKTVSAYLRDLSTLAEAIERRYPGITTARVTSSMIDEALTSPDMTRACSGRKRSPASMHRFKAAVRSFFSWAEQSGIVSENPAVSLRLRRLPRTPPRFLTEAEKKRLLKELRGKSSLLAQRDRLIIELFLGTGIRLHELVSLDIEDIDLDSKHLRVRAKGSVPQVKFLKTNLRFLLRAFLIKRRRLGDGERHALFISNRGERLCERQVARRVIYWLKAAGIDKKLTPHSLRHTFATHLYSRTGDILVVQRALGHRDLSTTQIYTHLVDGALEEALERL